The following coding sequences lie in one Pseudomonas svalbardensis genomic window:
- the ubiU gene encoding ubiquinone anaerobic biosynthesis protein UbiU, whose product MQLVCPAGNLPALKAAVRQGADAVYVGFRDDTNARHFAGLNMDDKQFDAAVAHIRQHQRKLYVAVNTYPQPKGWERWQRAVDRAADFGVDALIAADPGVLNYASQRHPQLALHLSVQGSATHAAALEFYAQRYGIRRAVLPRVLSLAQVRQVAASSPVPIEVFGFGSLCIMAEGRCHLSSYITGESPNLCGVCSPAKAVRWSDDAEGLSARLSEVLIDRYTPDEPAGYPTLCKGRFLVGGKRFHALEEPTSLDTLDLLPELTAIGVEAVKIEGRQRSPAYVEQVTRVWRAALDAHRGSPGSFRVKEEWRRVLAGLSEGSQTTLGAYHRSWQ is encoded by the coding sequence ATGCAACTGGTCTGCCCGGCAGGGAACCTGCCTGCGCTAAAAGCGGCAGTGCGCCAAGGCGCCGATGCCGTCTATGTCGGTTTTCGCGATGACACCAATGCCCGGCATTTCGCGGGGCTGAACATGGACGATAAACAGTTCGACGCAGCGGTCGCTCACATCCGCCAGCATCAACGCAAACTCTACGTCGCGGTCAACACCTACCCGCAACCCAAGGGCTGGGAACGCTGGCAGCGAGCGGTTGATCGTGCCGCCGATTTCGGCGTGGATGCGCTGATCGCCGCCGACCCCGGCGTGCTCAACTACGCCAGCCAGCGGCATCCGCAATTGGCGTTACACCTGTCGGTCCAGGGCTCGGCAACCCATGCCGCGGCGCTGGAGTTTTATGCGCAGCGCTACGGGATTCGTCGCGCGGTGCTGCCGCGGGTGTTGTCGTTGGCGCAGGTGCGCCAGGTCGCCGCGAGCAGCCCGGTGCCCATCGAAGTCTTTGGCTTCGGCAGCTTGTGCATCATGGCCGAAGGGCGTTGCCATCTGTCTTCCTACATCACCGGCGAGTCGCCCAACCTCTGCGGTGTCTGTTCGCCAGCCAAAGCGGTGCGCTGGAGCGACGACGCGGAAGGTTTGAGCGCACGGCTCAGTGAAGTGCTGATCGACCGTTACACCCCTGACGAACCGGCCGGTTACCCAACCCTGTGCAAAGGCCGTTTCCTGGTCGGCGGCAAGCGTTTTCATGCGCTGGAAGAACCCACCAGCCTCGACACCCTGGATTTGCTGCCGGAATTGACGGCCATCGGCGTCGAGGCGGTCAAAATCGAGGGCCGGCAACGCAGCCCGGCCTATGTCGAACAAGTCACCCGCGTCTGGCGCGCGGCACTGGATGCCCATCGCGGCTCACCGGGCAGTTTTCGGGTCAAGGAAGAATGGCGCCGGGTGCTGGCCGGTTTGTCCGAAGGCAGCCAGACCACCCTGGGTGCATATCATCGATCATGGCAATGA
- the norR gene encoding nitric oxide reductase transcriptional regulator NorR, giving the protein MLRESLAADLIVELPNAVRLQRLVQTLREYFNSGAVGLLRLDDDSLRPVATVGLVHEALGRRFVIAQHPRLAAIMASRETTWFEPDSRLPDPYDGLLDDHVGEPLPVHDCMGVSLYVEGRIWGAITLDALHAGTFDSRAREELKRCTLQIEAAVRVTRLEQENRSLRLSRSDIQDVRRPADEGEILGQSEVLHQLLNELDVLADSELPVLLLGETGVGKELFARRLHRLSRRSHKPLVQVNCAALPESLAESELFGHVKGAFSGATSDRAGRFDAANGGTLFLDEVGELPLAVQAKLLRTLQNGEIQRLGADKPLHVDVRIIAATNRHLPDSIRDGLFRADLYHRLSVYPVPIPPLRERGNDVLMLAGHFLELNRARLGLRGLRLSPAAERALLTYSWPGNVRELEHVISRAALKQLSRGTSRALIMTLEPEILDLDSAMDGQGAVVESPLDVTADEPFLPLGEAVDDYQRKKILQALSLSGENWASAARILEVDPSNLHKLARRLRLK; this is encoded by the coding sequence ATGCTGCGTGAAAGCCTGGCGGCCGACCTGATTGTCGAGTTGCCCAATGCCGTGCGGTTGCAACGACTGGTCCAGACCCTGCGCGAGTACTTCAACAGTGGCGCCGTGGGATTGCTGCGTCTGGATGATGACAGCCTGAGGCCGGTCGCGACGGTGGGGCTGGTGCATGAAGCGTTGGGCCGCCGGTTTGTCATCGCCCAGCATCCGCGGCTGGCGGCGATCATGGCGTCGCGCGAAACCACCTGGTTCGAGCCCGACAGTCGCCTGCCGGATCCCTATGACGGCTTGCTCGACGACCACGTCGGCGAACCGCTGCCGGTGCACGACTGCATGGGCGTGAGCCTGTATGTGGAGGGGCGGATCTGGGGCGCGATCACTCTCGATGCGCTGCACGCCGGGACCTTCGACAGCCGTGCGCGGGAAGAACTCAAACGCTGTACCTTGCAGATCGAAGCCGCCGTGCGAGTCACCCGGCTTGAGCAGGAAAACCGCAGCCTGCGCTTGTCCCGCAGCGATATTCAAGACGTGCGCAGGCCGGCTGATGAAGGCGAAATCCTCGGGCAGAGTGAGGTGCTGCATCAGTTGCTCAATGAACTGGACGTACTGGCCGATTCCGAGTTGCCGGTGTTGCTGCTGGGCGAGACCGGCGTCGGCAAGGAGCTGTTCGCCCGGCGCTTGCATCGTCTGTCGCGCCGCAGTCATAAGCCGCTGGTGCAGGTCAACTGCGCTGCCTTGCCGGAGTCGCTGGCAGAGAGTGAATTGTTCGGCCATGTCAAAGGCGCATTTTCCGGCGCCACCAGTGACCGTGCCGGACGTTTCGATGCGGCCAACGGTGGCACGCTGTTTCTCGACGAAGTCGGTGAATTGCCATTGGCCGTGCAAGCGAAGTTGCTGCGCACCCTGCAGAACGGCGAGATCCAGCGCCTCGGCGCCGACAAGCCGTTGCATGTCGATGTGCGAATCATCGCCGCGACCAACCGGCACCTGCCGGACAGCATCCGCGACGGCTTGTTTCGGGCCGATCTGTATCACCGGCTCTCGGTGTACCCGGTGCCGATTCCGCCGCTGCGCGAGCGAGGTAATGATGTATTGATGCTGGCCGGGCATTTCCTTGAACTCAATCGGGCGCGGCTCGGTCTGCGCGGTTTGCGTCTGTCGCCGGCGGCCGAGCGAGCGCTGCTGACTTACAGCTGGCCGGGCAACGTGCGCGAGCTGGAGCATGTGATCAGCCGAGCCGCGTTGAAGCAGCTCAGTCGCGGCACAAGTCGTGCCCTGATCATGACGCTGGAACCCGAGATTCTGGACCTCGACAGTGCCATGGACGGGCAGGGCGCGGTCGTCGAAAGTCCCCTGGACGTGACGGCTGATGAGCCATTCCTGCCCCTGGGTGAAGCGGTCGACGATTACCAGCGCAAGAAAATTCTCCAGGCCTTGAGCCTGTCCGGGGAAAACTGGGCCAGCGCTGCGCGGATTCTGGAAGTCGATCCCAGCAACCTGCACAAACTGGCTCGGCGTCTGCGCCTCAAATAA
- a CDS encoding ABC transporter substrate-binding protein, translated as MRQLAPYALIYLLAIASAAGVATQSQAADAPLQVQIGYLGYRPDPGPLLSNVIPEPVDAGLRGAELAITDSNSTGRFLNQSYNLVSANVDNPDALVEAAKAQHEQGLRLFVVNAPAESLRRLSAVLPDSLLFNAGSPDDSLRSTDCLPNVLHSLPSRAMLADALAQFLVVRKWQRALLIVGPTPDDQAYAAALRRAAKRFGLKLVAEKAWSFDNDQRRSAQADMPLFTQTAEYDVVLVADERGDFGEYVPYQTWYPRPVAGTQGLTPVGWHKTVETYGAAQLQKRFEALTGRWMNDRDFAAWIAVRSIASAVSKLRQVDPVTIRTLEISDQLPLDGFKGCKLSYRPWNGQLRQPIPIVQPRALVSTSPQDGFLHPFNEMDSLGYDKPEVSCRFP; from the coding sequence ATGCGCCAGCTTGCCCCTTACGCCCTGATCTACCTGTTGGCGATTGCCTCCGCCGCCGGGGTGGCGACCCAGAGCCAGGCCGCCGACGCACCGTTGCAGGTGCAGATCGGCTACCTGGGCTATCGCCCCGACCCGGGCCCGTTGCTGTCGAACGTCATTCCCGAGCCGGTCGATGCCGGGTTGCGTGGCGCCGAACTGGCGATCACTGACAGCAACAGCACCGGGCGTTTCCTCAACCAGAGCTACAACCTGGTCAGCGCCAACGTCGACAATCCGGATGCCTTGGTCGAAGCGGCCAAGGCTCAACATGAACAAGGTCTGCGCCTATTTGTGGTGAATGCACCGGCGGAGAGCCTGCGCCGGCTCAGCGCGGTGTTACCCGACAGCTTGCTGTTCAATGCCGGCAGTCCCGATGACAGCCTGCGCAGCACCGATTGCCTGCCGAACGTGCTGCACAGCCTGCCGAGTCGGGCGATGCTCGCCGATGCGCTGGCGCAATTTCTGGTGGTGCGCAAATGGCAACGGGCGCTGCTGATCGTCGGCCCGACCCCGGACGATCAAGCCTATGCCGCCGCCCTGCGCCGCGCCGCCAAACGTTTTGGCCTGAAACTGGTCGCGGAAAAAGCCTGGAGTTTCGACAACGATCAGCGCCGCAGCGCCCAGGCCGACATGCCGCTGTTCACCCAGACCGCCGAGTACGACGTGGTGCTGGTGGCGGATGAACGCGGTGATTTCGGCGAATACGTGCCCTACCAGACCTGGTACCCACGGCCGGTCGCCGGCACGCAGGGGCTGACCCCGGTGGGCTGGCACAAAACCGTGGAAACCTACGGCGCCGCCCAGTTGCAGAAACGCTTCGAAGCCCTGACCGGGCGCTGGATGAATGACCGGGATTTCGCGGCCTGGATCGCCGTGCGCAGCATCGCCAGTGCCGTGAGCAAACTGCGTCAGGTCGATCCGGTGACGATCCGTACGCTTGAGATCAGCGATCAATTGCCGCTGGACGGTTTCAAGGGTTGCAAGCTCAGTTATCGGCCGTGGAACGGCCAGTTGCGCCAACCCATTCCCATCGTGCAGCCCCGGGCGTTGGTCAGCACGTCGCCGCAAGACGGCTTCCTGCACCCTTTCAACGAAATGGACAGCCTCGGTTACGACAAACCCGAGGTCAGCTGCCGCTTTCCCTGA
- the pdxH gene encoding pyridoxamine 5'-phosphate oxidase, whose protein sequence is MPLSLAQMRRNYTLFGLQDESALDDPMAMFRQWMQLARDTERAPVEANSMVLATVDSEGRPHCRVLLLKGLSDEGFTFFGNYQSDKGQQLAANPHAAMTFFWPGLERQVRIEGQVTRLDPTLSDAYFDSRPQDSRLGAWASPQSRPLVNRAELESLLLQTTQRFAGKTVPRPEHWGGYCLHPERLEFWQGRADRLHDRLDYRLRDGVWQRNRLAP, encoded by the coding sequence ATGCCCCTTTCCCTGGCACAGATGCGCCGCAACTACACCCTTTTTGGCCTGCAAGACGAGTCGGCGCTGGACGACCCGATGGCGATGTTCCGGCAATGGATGCAGCTGGCCCGCGACACCGAGCGCGCGCCTGTCGAAGCCAACAGCATGGTGTTGGCAACGGTCGACAGTGAAGGGCGCCCGCACTGCCGGGTCCTGCTGCTCAAGGGTTTGAGCGATGAAGGCTTTACTTTTTTCGGCAATTACCAGAGTGATAAAGGCCAGCAACTGGCCGCCAACCCGCATGCCGCCATGACCTTTTTCTGGCCGGGACTGGAGCGTCAGGTGCGTATCGAAGGCCAGGTCACCAGGCTCGACCCGACGCTGTCGGATGCGTACTTCGATTCCCGCCCACAGGACAGTCGCCTGGGCGCCTGGGCTTCACCGCAAAGCCGGCCGTTGGTCAATCGGGCCGAGCTTGAATCGCTGTTGCTACAAACCACCCAACGTTTTGCCGGCAAGACCGTGCCGCGGCCCGAACATTGGGGCGGCTACTGCTTGCACCCTGAGCGTCTGGAATTCTGGCAAGGCCGTGCCGACCGCTTGCATGACCGTCTCGATTACCGTTTGCGCGATGGCGTATGGCAACGCAACCGCTTGGCGCCTTGA
- the moaB gene encoding molybdenum cofactor biosynthesis protein B produces MAHLAQRTFEPLNIAVLTISDTRTFDTDTSGQTLTDLLQTAGHVLIDRDLVKDDIYQIRAKVSHWIADPQVQVILMTGGTGFTARDNTPQAVLPLLDKHVEGFGELFRQVSLVEIGMSSLQSRALAGMSNGVLVCCVPGSPGACRTAWNQILLEQLDSRTGPCNFAPHLKPQGQRVTDACETRS; encoded by the coding sequence ATGGCCCATCTGGCGCAACGCACCTTTGAACCCTTGAACATTGCCGTGCTGACCATCAGCGATACGCGCACCTTTGACACCGACACCTCGGGGCAGACTCTGACGGATTTACTGCAAACGGCCGGGCATGTATTGATCGATCGTGATCTGGTCAAGGACGACATTTATCAGATCCGCGCCAAGGTTTCCCACTGGATCGCCGATCCTCAGGTTCAAGTGATACTGATGACCGGCGGCACCGGCTTCACCGCGCGCGACAACACTCCGCAAGCGGTTTTGCCATTGCTGGACAAACACGTGGAAGGCTTCGGTGAACTGTTCCGTCAGGTGTCCCTAGTGGAAATCGGCATGTCCAGTCTGCAATCCCGGGCGTTGGCCGGGATGAGCAACGGCGTGCTGGTGTGCTGCGTTCCGGGTTCGCCGGGCGCGTGTCGAACCGCCTGGAACCAGATCCTGCTCGAACAATTGGACAGCCGCACCGGCCCGTGCAATTTCGCCCCGCATTTGAAACCGCAAGGGCAACGGGTCACCGACGCCTGCGAGACCCGCTCATGA
- a CDS encoding molybdopterin molybdotransferase MoeA, with the protein MTGRVCDLGHLMPVDEAISRLLDQAPPPPLAQKIGLDQALGRVLAADIHSPVNLPAWDNSAMDGYALRAADLPPDGGCLSIGGRIAAGDPACSPLLAQQAVQIFTGAPLPPGADTVVPQERCRIDGERVWFPPVSAGDHVRKEGEEVRRGDLLLQAGKRLRAQEVGLLAGAGIARVEVYRPLQVCLLSSGNELREPGDPLAPGQIYNSNRYCLAALLSGWGVEVHDYGVMADELAASRHALSLASSECDLLLSSGGVSVGEEDHLKQAIEELGSLDFWRLAIQPGKPLAFGEVAGKPWIGMPGNPSAALITALVVVRPFLLRAQGVKDVLPVPMAVPAGFDWLQRNKRRQYLRARLTPDANGQLSVELHPQQSSAMLTAACWADGLAVIECEQQVLKHDNVMFLSFADLMH; encoded by the coding sequence ATGACTGGCCGGGTGTGCGACCTCGGCCATCTGATGCCGGTGGACGAGGCCATCAGCCGTCTGCTGGATCAGGCACCGCCGCCGCCCCTGGCGCAAAAGATCGGACTGGATCAAGCCTTGGGGCGGGTTCTGGCGGCGGACATTCATTCCCCTGTCAACCTGCCGGCCTGGGACAACAGTGCCATGGACGGTTACGCCCTCAGGGCCGCTGACCTGCCACCGGACGGCGGCTGTTTGTCGATTGGTGGACGAATTGCGGCGGGTGATCCGGCGTGTTCCCCCTTGCTCGCGCAGCAGGCGGTACAGATTTTTACCGGCGCGCCATTGCCGCCGGGTGCCGACACGGTGGTGCCGCAGGAGCGCTGCCGGATCGATGGCGAGCGTGTCTGGTTTCCGCCCGTAAGCGCTGGCGATCACGTGCGCAAGGAAGGCGAGGAGGTTCGCCGGGGAGACCTGTTGCTCCAGGCCGGTAAACGCCTGCGTGCGCAAGAAGTGGGGTTGCTGGCCGGCGCTGGCATCGCGCGGGTCGAGGTTTATCGACCGTTGCAGGTGTGCTTGCTCAGCAGCGGCAATGAACTGCGTGAGCCGGGCGATCCATTGGCGCCGGGGCAGATTTACAACAGCAATCGTTACTGCCTCGCGGCGTTGTTGAGTGGCTGGGGCGTCGAGGTGCACGACTATGGCGTCATGGCCGATGAGTTGGCGGCCAGCCGGCATGCCTTGAGCCTGGCGTCCTCGGAATGCGACCTGCTGTTGAGTTCCGGTGGCGTCTCGGTGGGCGAGGAAGATCACCTTAAACAGGCCATCGAGGAACTCGGTAGCCTGGATTTCTGGCGGCTGGCCATTCAGCCGGGTAAACCGCTGGCGTTTGGCGAAGTGGCCGGCAAACCCTGGATCGGCATGCCGGGCAATCCTTCGGCAGCGCTGATTACCGCGTTGGTGGTGGTGCGTCCGTTCCTGCTCAGGGCCCAGGGCGTGAAAGACGTGTTGCCGGTGCCAATGGCCGTGCCCGCCGGGTTCGACTGGTTGCAGCGCAACAAGCGTCGGCAGTACCTGCGGGCAAGACTCACTCCCGACGCTAACGGCCAGTTGAGTGTGGAACTGCACCCTCAGCAAAGCTCGGCGATGTTGACTGCCGCGTGTTGGGCCGACGGGTTGGCGGTGATCGAGTGCGAGCAGCAAGTGCTCAAGCACGACAACGTGATGTTCCTGTCCTTCGCCGACCTGATGCATTGA
- a CDS encoding substrate-binding periplasmic protein: MRLLAVLISAVLLCCQAVQAQVRTYDEMIAAGELKVAVYKDFAPYSFEDAGQARGVDVELAEALAKALGVRLTLIWAPAGEKLDDDLRDYIWRASQLHDLQLADLMMRVPYDRDYAQKRNELGELENGHVVMFGPYQNEQWQVAYDRRRLDKVGSVAVFEHHPIGVEVDSVPSFYLTSVFNGMLAGKTHHYPGVPQAFAAMKAGEVDAVMAMRGEIDWQVHEAADPQVVLAENAYPNMGKQLWEIGMAVHESNRQLAYAVEEALEALIREGAVKTIYGHYGLRYDVPEMYQ; the protein is encoded by the coding sequence ATGCGCCTGCTCGCTGTGTTGATCAGCGCTGTGTTGCTGTGCTGCCAGGCCGTGCAGGCGCAGGTCCGCACCTATGACGAAATGATCGCCGCCGGGGAGCTGAAAGTGGCGGTCTACAAGGACTTCGCCCCGTACAGTTTTGAAGACGCCGGCCAGGCCCGTGGCGTTGATGTCGAACTCGCCGAAGCGTTGGCCAAGGCCCTCGGCGTGCGCCTGACGTTGATTTGGGCGCCGGCCGGCGAGAAGCTCGATGACGACCTGCGCGATTACATCTGGCGTGCCAGTCAGTTGCACGACCTGCAATTGGCTGACCTGATGATGCGCGTGCCGTACGACCGCGATTACGCGCAGAAACGCAATGAACTGGGTGAGCTGGAAAACGGCCATGTGGTGATGTTCGGGCCGTACCAGAACGAACAATGGCAGGTGGCCTATGACCGCCGTCGGCTGGACAAGGTCGGTAGCGTCGCCGTGTTCGAGCATCACCCGATCGGCGTCGAAGTCGACAGCGTGCCGTCGTTCTACCTGACCTCGGTGTTCAACGGCATGCTCGCCGGCAAAACGCATCACTATCCCGGCGTACCCCAGGCATTTGCCGCCATGAAGGCCGGTGAAGTCGACGCAGTCATGGCCATGCGCGGTGAGATCGACTGGCAAGTGCATGAAGCGGCGGACCCGCAAGTGGTGCTGGCAGAAAACGCCTACCCGAACATGGGCAAGCAGCTTTGGGAGATCGGCATGGCGGTGCACGAAAGCAACCGTCAACTGGCCTATGCCGTGGAAGAGGCGCTGGAAGCCTTGATCCGCGAGGGCGCTGTCAAAACCATTTATGGCCATTACGGCCTGCGCTATGACGTGCCTGAGATGTATCAATAG
- the pedF gene encoding cytochrome c-550 PedF, translating to MTTKRNALLVAGLLAGFISAGSVWAHGNVVPQAVATPGLTPIKDAGVPVDADGWASVNPYRATPEHDKAVEIGSSAYNQNCAACHGLEAKSGGIAPDLRMLDVGEAGDEWFVERVRHGAVRDGRVYMPKMADYLSQEALWAVRTYLDTVRVEE from the coding sequence ATGACAACAAAACGCAACGCCTTACTCGTTGCCGGACTGCTAGCCGGCTTTATCAGCGCAGGTTCCGTCTGGGCCCACGGCAACGTGGTCCCCCAGGCTGTCGCCACCCCGGGCCTGACCCCGATCAAGGACGCTGGCGTACCGGTCGATGCCGATGGTTGGGCATCGGTGAACCCTTATCGCGCTACCCCGGAACACGATAAGGCCGTGGAAATCGGCTCTTCGGCCTACAACCAGAACTGCGCGGCCTGCCATGGCCTGGAAGCCAAATCCGGCGGCATTGCTCCGGATTTGCGCATGCTGGATGTCGGCGAGGCGGGTGATGAATGGTTCGTCGAACGCGTGCGCCATGGCGCTGTGCGTGACGGCCGGGTCTACATGCCGAAGATGGCCGACTACCTGAGCCAGGAAGCCTTGTGGGCGGTACGCACTTACCTGGACACCGTTCGCGTCGAGGAGTAA
- a CDS encoding quinoprotein relay system zinc metallohydrolase 1, translating into MRWMLLLFMSLSLPALADLDYSLKPRQIAEDTWLLEGSTDNFAKANGGNIVNTSFIVTELGVVVIDTGPSKRYGEAMRKAIASITDKPVIEVLLTHHHPDHVLGNQAFTDVPIGALAGTTELLHQQGDAMAENLYRLVGDWMRGTEVVLPTRTLTPGVRSFGDHDLRLLGLGGHTGADLAILDQKTGVLFAGDLVFYQRALTTPNSPGPAVWLADIATLQGLPWTLIVPGHGPVGSDQQPFEQMRDYLTWLDQLMRDGAANGSDMAEMIRSLIPERFTGITLSRYELIRSVSHLYPRYERGQMTRVDSAADK; encoded by the coding sequence ATGCGCTGGATGCTGCTGTTGTTTATGAGCCTGAGCCTGCCGGCCCTAGCCGATCTGGACTACTCACTCAAGCCCCGGCAGATCGCCGAAGACACCTGGCTGCTGGAAGGCAGCACCGACAATTTTGCCAAGGCCAACGGCGGCAACATCGTCAACACTTCGTTCATCGTCACCGAGCTGGGTGTGGTGGTGATCGACACCGGGCCGTCGAAACGCTACGGCGAAGCGATGCGCAAGGCGATTGCCTCGATCACCGACAAACCGGTGATTGAGGTGCTGCTGACTCATCATCATCCTGATCATGTGCTCGGCAACCAGGCCTTCACTGACGTGCCGATCGGTGCGCTGGCCGGCACCACCGAGCTGTTGCATCAGCAGGGCGATGCCATGGCCGAGAACCTGTACCGACTGGTGGGCGACTGGATGCGCGGCACCGAGGTGGTGTTGCCGACCCGGACGCTGACACCCGGTGTGCGAAGTTTTGGGGATCACGATCTGCGTCTGCTGGGCCTGGGTGGGCACACGGGCGCGGATCTGGCTATTCTCGACCAGAAAACCGGCGTGCTGTTTGCCGGGGATCTGGTGTTTTACCAACGGGCGCTGACCACGCCCAACAGTCCGGGGCCGGCGGTGTGGCTGGCGGACATCGCCACCCTTCAAGGCCTGCCGTGGACGCTGATCGTCCCCGGTCACGGCCCCGTGGGCAGCGATCAACAGCCCTTCGAGCAAATGCGTGACTACCTGACCTGGCTCGATCAGCTCATGCGCGATGGCGCCGCCAATGGCAGTGATATGGCCGAGATGATCCGCAGTCTCATTCCTGAACGGTTTACCGGGATCACTCTGAGCCGCTACGAGCTGATCCGCAGCGTCAGCCATCTGTATCCGCGTTACGAGCGCGGGCAGATGACCCGAGTCGATTCCGCCGCGGATAAGTGA
- a CDS encoding quinoprotein dehydrogenase-associated SoxYZ-like carrier yields the protein MNWRASCLLACWLPIAAHAVDIDPGKDPVPSVMWAFYHKQMLGDAPFVFDERVKLLAPPFAEDARQVPLEIDARAFKGEVVKILAWAELNPLPKIVDFQPLDRVLPWLSIRIRIEQATPLRAAVLTRDGLWHVGSTLIDAAGGGCTAPSVVRTQPGWEDHIGEVLGGRYPRGEFSRVRLQVAHPMDNGMVSGIPEFFINHAELRDQNDQLLARLELFPAVSENPNLAFDIEGAGQTRLLLRDNSGNQFDAVIP from the coding sequence GTGAACTGGCGAGCGAGTTGTCTGTTGGCCTGTTGGCTACCCATCGCCGCGCACGCCGTGGACATCGACCCGGGCAAGGACCCGGTGCCCTCGGTGATGTGGGCCTTCTATCACAAGCAAATGCTCGGCGATGCGCCGTTCGTGTTCGACGAGCGGGTCAAGCTGCTGGCGCCACCGTTCGCCGAAGATGCCCGGCAAGTGCCACTGGAAATCGACGCGCGAGCGTTCAAGGGTGAAGTGGTGAAAATCCTCGCTTGGGCCGAACTCAACCCCTTGCCGAAAATTGTCGATTTCCAGCCGCTGGACCGCGTGCTGCCGTGGCTGTCGATCCGCATCCGTATCGAACAGGCCACGCCGTTGCGCGCGGCAGTGCTGACCCGTGATGGGTTGTGGCATGTCGGCTCGACGCTGATCGATGCGGCGGGCGGCGGTTGCACGGCGCCGAGTGTGGTGCGCACTCAGCCGGGCTGGGAGGACCACATCGGTGAAGTGCTGGGCGGTCGTTATCCCCGTGGCGAGTTCAGCCGTGTGCGCTTGCAAGTGGCGCACCCGATGGACAACGGCATGGTCAGTGGCATTCCGGAATTTTTCATCAACCATGCCGAACTGCGGGATCAGAACGATCAGCTGTTGGCCCGTCTTGAGTTGTTTCCCGCTGTCAGCGAAAACCCCAACCTGGCCTTCGATATCGAAGGGGCAGGGCAGACGCGCCTGTTGCTGCGCGACAACAGCGGCAATCAATTCGATGCGGTCATACCCTGA